The Streptomyces sp. NBC_01275 genome has a segment encoding these proteins:
- a CDS encoding SsgA family sporulation/cell division regulator — MSTVIEQPVEARLVAAAPRMPSIPAMLHYDRSDPFAVRMTFPAPATLEGVDVCWTFARELLAAGLEDAVGHGDVRVRPYGYDRTVLEFHAPEGTAVVHIHSADVRRFLAAANELVPAGLEHLQLDLDHDLAELMRDAC; from the coding sequence TTGTCCACCGTCATCGAGCAGCCCGTAGAGGCCCGCCTGGTCGCCGCCGCGCCCCGGATGCCGAGCATCCCCGCCATGCTGCACTACGACCGCAGTGATCCCTTCGCCGTCCGCATGACCTTCCCGGCCCCGGCCACCCTGGAAGGCGTGGACGTCTGCTGGACCTTCGCCCGTGAGCTGCTCGCCGCGGGCCTCGAGGACGCCGTGGGCCACGGCGACGTACGCGTGCGTCCGTACGGGTACGACCGCACGGTGCTGGAGTTCCACGCCCCCGAGGGCACCGCCGTCGTGCACATCCACTCGGCGGACGTCCGCCGCTTCCTGGCTGCCGCGAACGAGCTGGTGCCCGCCGGCCTGGAGCACCTCCAGCTCGACCTCGACCACGACCTGGCGGAGCTGATGCGGGACGCCTGTTAA
- a CDS encoding trans-acting enoyl reductase family protein: protein MSRLKRTDRPYDIVLFGATGFVGTLTAEYLAAHAPEGLRWAIAGRDEEKLRRLRERLGVADLGLLRADVADPASLRALAEHARVVATTVGPYVRHGEELVAACADTGADYVDLTGEPEFVDLMYVRHDARARETGARLVHACGFDSAPHDLGVYFTVRQLPQGVPLTVDGFVTADAAFSGGTFASALGQFARGRQMAAAARERGRHEPRLVGRRATAPVGAPRFAPEVGAWALPLPTIDPQIVRRSAKALERYGPDFRYRHYAAVRRLPVAVGGVAAVGTLVAAAQLPPARRWLSERLKPGEGPSAQKRARSWFSLRFVGEGGGRRVYTEVAGGDPGYDETAKMFAEGALSLACDDLPPTAGQVTTVEAMGDALTERLIRAGIRFRVAAIR from the coding sequence ATGAGCAGGCTGAAGAGGACGGACCGTCCGTACGACATCGTGCTCTTCGGGGCCACGGGCTTCGTCGGGACGCTCACCGCGGAGTACCTCGCCGCCCATGCGCCCGAGGGACTGCGCTGGGCGATCGCCGGCCGCGACGAGGAGAAGCTGCGGCGGCTGCGCGAACGGCTCGGCGTCGCGGACCTGGGCCTGCTGCGGGCCGACGTCGCGGACCCGGCGTCGCTGCGCGCCCTCGCGGAGCACGCGCGCGTGGTGGCCACGACGGTCGGCCCGTATGTGCGCCACGGCGAGGAACTGGTGGCCGCCTGCGCGGACACCGGCGCCGACTACGTCGACCTCACCGGCGAGCCGGAGTTCGTGGACCTGATGTACGTGCGGCACGACGCACGCGCGCGGGAGACGGGCGCCCGCCTGGTGCACGCCTGCGGCTTCGACTCGGCCCCGCACGACCTGGGCGTGTACTTCACCGTCCGACAGCTTCCTCAGGGCGTACCGCTGACCGTGGACGGCTTCGTGACCGCCGACGCCGCCTTCTCGGGCGGCACGTTCGCCTCCGCGCTGGGCCAGTTCGCGCGCGGCCGGCAGATGGCGGCGGCCGCGCGGGAGCGGGGACGGCACGAACCGCGGCTGGTGGGCCGCCGCGCCACGGCGCCGGTGGGCGCGCCCCGGTTCGCCCCGGAGGTCGGCGCCTGGGCGCTGCCGCTGCCGACCATCGACCCGCAGATCGTGCGCCGTTCGGCGAAGGCGCTGGAGCGCTACGGCCCCGACTTCCGCTACCGCCACTACGCGGCCGTACGGCGGCTGCCGGTCGCCGTGGGCGGGGTCGCGGCCGTCGGGACGCTCGTCGCGGCCGCCCAGTTGCCGCCCGCCCGGCGCTGGCTGTCGGAGCGGCTCAAGCCCGGCGAGGGGCCGAGCGCGCAGAAGCGGGCGCGGAGCTGGTTCTCGCTGCGGTTCGTCGGCGAGGGCGGCGGCCGACGGGTGTACACGGAGGTCGCGGGCGGGGACCCGGGCTACGACGAGACGGCGAAGATGTTCGCCGAGGGGGCGCTGTCCCTCGCCTGCGACGACCTCCCGCCGACGGCGGGTCAGGTCACCACGGTCGAGGCGATGGGCGACGCGCTGACCGAGCGGCTGATCCGGGCCGGCATCCGCTTCCGGGTGGCGGCGATCCGCTGA
- a CDS encoding acetyl-CoA C-acetyltransferase, giving the protein MSTEAYVYDAIRTPRGRGKANGALHGTKPIDLVVGLIHELQSRFPGLDPAAIDDIVLGVVGPVGDQGSDIARIAAIAAGLPDTVAGVQENRFCASGLEAVNLAAAKVRAGWEDLVLAGGVESMSRVPMASDGGAWFNDPMTNLAVNFVPQGIGADLIATIEGFSRRDVDEYAALSQERAATAFKDGRFARSVVPVRDRSGLVVLDHDEHPRPGTTADSLGKLKPSFADIGELGGFDAVALQKYHWVEKIDHVHHAGNSSGIVDGASLVAIGSKEVGERYGLTPRARIVSAAVSGSEPTIMLTGPAPATRKALAKAGLTIDDIDLVEINEAFAAVVLRFARDMGLSLDKINVNGGAIALGHPLGATGAMILGSLVDELERQDKRYGLATLCVGGGMGIATVVERV; this is encoded by the coding sequence GTGAGCACCGAAGCGTACGTGTACGACGCGATCCGCACCCCGCGCGGCCGCGGCAAGGCGAACGGCGCCCTGCACGGAACGAAGCCCATCGACCTCGTCGTCGGCCTCATCCACGAACTCCAGAGCCGCTTCCCCGGCCTGGACCCGGCCGCGATCGACGACATCGTGCTCGGCGTCGTCGGCCCCGTCGGCGACCAGGGCTCCGACATCGCGCGCATCGCCGCGATCGCGGCCGGCCTGCCGGACACCGTGGCGGGCGTGCAGGAGAACCGCTTCTGCGCCTCGGGCCTGGAGGCCGTCAACCTGGCCGCCGCCAAGGTCCGGGCGGGCTGGGAGGACCTGGTCCTCGCGGGCGGCGTGGAGTCGATGTCCCGGGTGCCCATGGCCTCGGACGGCGGCGCCTGGTTCAACGACCCGATGACCAACCTGGCCGTCAACTTCGTGCCGCAGGGCATCGGCGCCGACCTCATCGCCACGATCGAGGGATTCTCGCGGCGCGACGTCGACGAGTACGCGGCCCTCTCGCAGGAGCGGGCGGCCACGGCCTTCAAGGACGGCCGCTTCGCGCGCTCCGTCGTGCCGGTCAGGGACCGCAGCGGCCTCGTCGTCCTCGACCACGACGAGCACCCGCGCCCCGGCACCACCGCCGACTCCCTCGGCAAGCTGAAGCCGTCCTTCGCCGACATCGGCGAGCTGGGCGGCTTCGACGCCGTGGCCCTGCAGAAGTACCACTGGGTGGAGAAGATCGACCACGTCCACCACGCGGGCAACTCCTCCGGCATCGTCGACGGGGCCTCCCTGGTCGCGATCGGGTCGAAGGAGGTCGGCGAGCGCTACGGGCTCACCCCGCGCGCGCGGATCGTCTCCGCCGCCGTCTCCGGATCCGAGCCGACCATCATGCTCACCGGCCCCGCGCCCGCCACCCGCAAGGCCCTCGCCAAGGCCGGTCTGACCATCGACGACATCGACCTCGTCGAGATCAACGAGGCGTTCGCGGCCGTCGTCCTGCGCTTCGCGCGGGACATGGGCCTGTCCCTGGACAAGATCAACGTCAACGGCGGCGCCATCGCGCTGGGCCACCCGCTCGGCGCCACCGGCGCGATGATCCTCGGCTCGCTCGTCGACGAACTGGAGCGCCAGGACAAGCGCTACGGCCTCGCGACCCTCTGCGTGGGCGGCGGCATGGGCATCGCCACCGTCGTCGAGCGCGTCTGA
- a CDS encoding CaiB/BaiF CoA-transferase family protein: MTTTGTPGRGTPAHATPGHGPLAGVRVVELAGIGPGPFAAMLLADLGADVVRVDRPGGPSLAVDPAHDVTNRNKRSVVVDLKAPDGPARVLDLAARADVLIEGNRPGVAERLGVGPEDCHARNPRLVYGRMTGWGQEGPLAHRAGHDVAYLALTGALGMIGAPDTPPPAPANLLGDYAGGSLYLVVGVLAALHHARVSGAGQVVDAAIVDGAAHLSTMIHGMLAAGGWQDRRGANLLDGGCPYYGTYETADGRYMAVGALEPQFYDAFVGLLGLEDFREARKDWTRWGELREAVAARFKSRTRDEWTALFEDTDACVAPVLSLREAPHHPHLAARATFTDHGGITQPAPAPRFSATPTAIRSGPALPGADTADVARDWDIPRLAQDSPQHGD, from the coding sequence ATGACGACGACAGGCACGCCAGGACGCGGCACGCCGGCGCACGCCACGCCGGGGCACGGCCCGCTCGCCGGGGTGCGGGTGGTCGAGCTGGCCGGGATCGGGCCGGGCCCCTTCGCCGCGATGCTCCTCGCGGACCTCGGCGCCGACGTCGTCCGCGTGGACCGCCCCGGCGGCCCCTCCCTCGCGGTCGACCCCGCCCACGACGTCACCAACCGCAACAAGCGCTCGGTGGTCGTCGACCTCAAGGCGCCGGACGGCCCCGCGCGCGTCCTCGACCTCGCCGCCCGCGCCGACGTGCTGATCGAGGGCAACCGGCCCGGCGTCGCCGAGCGCCTCGGCGTGGGCCCCGAGGACTGCCACGCCCGCAACCCGCGGCTCGTCTACGGCCGGATGACCGGCTGGGGCCAGGAGGGCCCGCTCGCCCACCGCGCCGGCCACGACGTCGCCTACCTCGCCCTCACCGGCGCCCTCGGCATGATCGGCGCCCCGGACACGCCCCCGCCCGCCCCCGCCAACCTGCTCGGCGACTACGCGGGCGGCTCCCTCTACCTCGTCGTCGGCGTCCTCGCGGCACTGCACCACGCGCGTGTGAGCGGCGCCGGCCAGGTCGTCGACGCGGCCATCGTCGACGGCGCCGCCCACCTCTCCACGATGATCCACGGCATGCTCGCCGCGGGCGGCTGGCAGGACCGGCGCGGCGCCAACCTCCTCGACGGCGGCTGCCCCTACTACGGCACCTACGAGACCGCCGACGGCAGGTACATGGCGGTCGGCGCGCTGGAGCCGCAGTTCTACGACGCGTTCGTGGGCCTCCTCGGCCTCGAGGACTTCCGTGAGGCCCGCAAGGACTGGACCCGCTGGGGAGAGCTGCGCGAGGCCGTCGCCGCCCGCTTCAAGTCCCGTACCAGGGACGAGTGGACGGCCCTCTTCGAGGACACGGACGCGTGCGTCGCGCCCGTGCTGTCGCTGCGCGAGGCCCCGCACCACCCCCACCTCGCCGCCCGCGCCACCTTCACCGACCACGGCGGCATCACCCAGCCCGCCCCCGCGCCCCGCTTCTCCGCGACCCCCACGGCGATCCGCAGCGGGCCCGCGCTGCCCGGCGCGGACACGGCGGACGTGGCGCGCGACTGGGACATACCCCGGCTCGCGCAGGACTCCCCGCAGCACGGCGACTGA
- the mmpA gene encoding morphogenic membrane protein MmpA, protein MTTHRAPKPLADPNRPVERAVNAALVLAVLAGLGWIVGMVYTLVQWPM, encoded by the coding sequence ATGACGACGCACCGCGCCCCGAAGCCCCTCGCCGACCCGAACCGCCCTGTCGAGCGCGCCGTGAACGCCGCGCTCGTCCTCGCCGTCCTGGCGGGGCTGGGCTGGATCGTCGGGATGGTCTACACGCTGGTGCAGTGGCCTATGTAG
- a CDS encoding amino acid permease produces MSKDTVRTAEVAAHPQATATPADAGDAGYSKALKHRHVNMIAIGGAIGTGLFLGAGGRLHNAGPALAVAYLICGVFAFFVVRALGELVLYRPSSGSFVSYAREFLGEKGAYVAGWMYFLNWSTTGIADITAIALYTHYWSMFTSIPQWVLALIALAVVLAVNLISVKIFGEMEFWFAIVKVATLVAFMCVGIFLLATQHEVGGQKPGLGVITDHGGVLPHGLMPVVLVMQGVIFAYAALELVGVAAGETAEPEKVVPRAVNSIMWRVGLFYVGSVVLLALLLPGSVYSAGESPFVTVLSKIGVSGAGDVMNLVVLTAAMSSLNSGLYSTGRILRSMAMAGSAPKFTARMNRSQVPYGGILLTCGVCVLGVGLNFLMPDQAFEIVLNIASLGIISTWVIIMVCHLVFVRRAEAGLLARPDFRLPFSPVTEIVTIVFLIAVLGLMWNDPEVGRKTLLLIPVIAAALVGGWFAVRSRVSRTADQELSQLTQKTK; encoded by the coding sequence GTGAGCAAGGACACCGTGCGCACGGCCGAAGTCGCCGCCCACCCCCAGGCGACCGCGACCCCCGCGGACGCGGGCGACGCCGGCTACAGCAAGGCCCTCAAGCACCGCCACGTCAACATGATCGCCATCGGCGGCGCCATCGGCACCGGCCTCTTCCTGGGCGCCGGAGGACGCCTCCACAACGCGGGCCCCGCGCTCGCCGTCGCCTATCTGATCTGCGGCGTCTTCGCGTTCTTCGTCGTCCGCGCCCTCGGTGAGCTGGTGCTCTACCGGCCCTCTTCCGGCTCCTTCGTGTCCTACGCGCGCGAGTTCCTCGGCGAGAAGGGCGCCTATGTCGCCGGCTGGATGTACTTCCTGAACTGGTCGACGACCGGCATCGCCGACATCACCGCGATCGCCCTCTACACGCACTACTGGAGCATGTTCACGAGCATCCCCCAGTGGGTGCTCGCCCTGATCGCGCTCGCCGTGGTGCTGGCGGTGAACCTGATCTCGGTGAAGATCTTCGGCGAGATGGAGTTCTGGTTCGCGATCGTCAAGGTCGCCACCCTCGTGGCCTTCATGTGCGTCGGCATCTTCCTGCTCGCCACCCAGCACGAGGTGGGCGGCCAGAAGCCGGGGCTCGGCGTGATCACGGACCACGGCGGCGTTCTCCCGCACGGCCTGATGCCCGTCGTCCTCGTCATGCAGGGCGTGATCTTCGCGTACGCCGCCCTGGAGCTGGTCGGCGTCGCCGCGGGCGAGACCGCCGAGCCGGAGAAGGTCGTCCCGCGCGCGGTGAACTCGATCATGTGGCGCGTGGGCCTGTTCTACGTCGGCTCCGTCGTCCTGCTCGCCCTGCTGCTGCCCGGCTCGGTCTACTCGGCCGGCGAGAGCCCCTTCGTCACGGTCCTGTCGAAGATCGGCGTCTCCGGCGCCGGCGACGTCATGAACCTTGTCGTCCTGACCGCCGCCATGTCCTCGCTGAACTCCGGCCTGTACTCCACCGGCCGCATCCTGCGCTCCATGGCCATGGCGGGCTCGGCCCCGAAGTTCACCGCCCGCATGAACCGCAGCCAGGTCCCCTACGGCGGCATCCTGCTGACCTGCGGAGTCTGCGTCCTCGGCGTCGGCCTGAACTTCCTCATGCCCGACCAGGCCTTCGAGATCGTGCTGAACATCGCCTCCCTCGGCATCATCAGCACCTGGGTGATCATCATGGTCTGTCACCTGGTCTTCGTCCGCCGCGCCGAGGCGGGCCTGCTCGCCCGCCCCGACTTCCGGCTGCCCTTCAGCCCGGTCACGGAGATCGTCACGATCGTCTTCCTGATCGCCGTCCTCGGCCTGATGTGGAACGACCCCGAGGTCGGCCGCAAGACCCTCCTGCTCATCCCGGTGATCGCGGCCGCCCTGGTCGGCGGCTGGTTCGCGGTCCGCAGCCGGGTCTCCAGGACCGCGGACCAGGAGCTCTCGCAGCTCACTCAGAAGACGAAGTAG
- a CDS encoding endonuclease V, whose amino-acid sequence MTTVSVPAGWPATEEEARAVQDELRARVVLDEPGPPPGTGRVTGVDVAYDDERDVVAAAAVVLDAASLDVVAEATAVGRISFPYVPGLLAFREIPTVLAALEALPCPPGLVVCDGYGLAHPRRFGLASHLGVLTGLPTIGVAKNPFAFAYDDPDARRGSASPLLDGGDEVGRALRTREGVKPVFVSVGHRVTLDAACAHTLALTPRFRLPETTRRADALCRQALQEATIRH is encoded by the coding sequence ATGACGACCGTAAGCGTTCCCGCGGGCTGGCCCGCGACCGAGGAGGAGGCCCGCGCCGTCCAGGACGAGCTGCGGGCCCGGGTGGTGCTCGACGAGCCGGGGCCGCCGCCCGGGACGGGACGGGTGACCGGCGTCGACGTCGCCTACGACGACGAGCGGGACGTCGTCGCGGCCGCGGCCGTGGTGCTGGACGCCGCGAGCCTGGACGTCGTCGCCGAGGCCACCGCCGTCGGGCGGATCTCCTTCCCCTACGTGCCCGGACTGCTCGCCTTCCGCGAGATCCCCACCGTGCTCGCCGCCCTCGAGGCCCTGCCCTGCCCGCCCGGCCTGGTCGTGTGCGACGGCTACGGCCTCGCCCACCCCCGCCGCTTCGGCCTCGCCAGCCACCTCGGCGTCCTCACCGGCCTGCCCACGATCGGCGTCGCCAAGAACCCCTTCGCCTTCGCCTACGACGACCCGGACGCCCGCCGCGGATCCGCCTCACCGCTGCTGGACGGCGGCGACGAGGTCGGCCGTGCCCTGCGCACCCGGGAGGGCGTCAAGCCGGTCTTCGTGTCCGTCGGCCACCGCGTGACCCTGGACGCCGCCTGCGCCCACACCCTCGCCCTGACCCCGCGGTTCCGTCTCCCGGAGACGACCCGCAGGGCCGACGCGCTGTGCCGGCAGGCGCTTCAGGAGGCGACGATCCGCCACTGA
- a CDS encoding oxidoreductase has translation MRRLGKTRRTIRTVRPSSRAAVAGVACAAVLALLTAAPAEAQETAAEAQGSHGAPHWALKDTGAPAVRFRGLSAVDRDTAWAAGAQGTVLRTVDGGASWRNVSPPGAADLQFRDVEAFDARRAVVLAIGEGEASRVYRTEDGGATWTESFRNTDAKAFYDCLTFFDRRHGLAMSDPVDGKFRILSTSDGGRSWKVLPNDGMPAALDGEAGFAASGQCLVSAGSRDVWLATGGAARARVLHSADRGLTWTAADTPIAAGDPARGVFALAFRDRAHGLAVGGDYRADQPSPQAAATTGDAGRTWRPAATPPPAYRSGVTWLPHSRTAALAVGPTGTDLTTDAGRTWRTLDTGSYDTVDCTPDLGCWAAGEQGRVARLEN, from the coding sequence ATGAGGCGCTTGGGGAAGACGCGACGCACGATTCGGACGGTACGGCCGAGCAGCAGGGCTGCGGTCGCGGGGGTCGCCTGCGCGGCGGTGCTGGCTCTCCTGACCGCCGCACCGGCCGAGGCGCAGGAGACAGCGGCCGAGGCGCAGGGTTCCCACGGGGCGCCGCACTGGGCGCTCAAGGACACCGGCGCTCCCGCCGTACGGTTCCGGGGCCTGTCCGCGGTGGACCGGGACACCGCGTGGGCGGCCGGCGCCCAGGGCACCGTGCTGCGCACCGTCGACGGCGGCGCGAGCTGGCGAAACGTCTCGCCGCCGGGCGCCGCCGACCTGCAGTTCCGGGACGTCGAGGCGTTCGACGCGCGCCGCGCGGTGGTGCTGGCCATCGGCGAGGGCGAGGCGTCGCGCGTATATCGCACCGAGGACGGCGGGGCGACCTGGACGGAGTCCTTCCGCAACACCGACGCCAAGGCCTTCTACGACTGCCTGACCTTCTTCGACCGTCGCCACGGCCTCGCCATGAGCGACCCGGTGGACGGGAAGTTCCGCATCCTGTCGACCAGCGACGGCGGCCGCTCCTGGAAGGTGCTGCCGAACGACGGCATGCCGGCCGCCCTGGACGGCGAGGCGGGCTTCGCGGCCAGTGGCCAGTGTCTGGTCTCCGCCGGGTCCCGGGACGTCTGGCTGGCCACCGGCGGAGCCGCACGCGCGCGTGTGCTGCACTCCGCCGACCGCGGGCTGACCTGGACGGCCGCCGACACCCCGATCGCGGCGGGCGACCCCGCGCGCGGGGTCTTCGCCCTCGCCTTCCGCGACCGCGCCCACGGCCTCGCCGTCGGCGGCGACTACCGCGCCGACCAGCCCTCCCCGCAGGCCGCCGCGACCACCGGGGACGCCGGCCGCACCTGGCGGCCCGCCGCCACGCCCCCGCCCGCCTACCGCTCCGGGGTGACCTGGCTCCCGCACAGCCGTACCGCCGCCCTCGCGGTCGGCCCCACCGGCACGGACCTCACCACCGACGCGGGCCGCACCTGGCGCACGCTCGACACGGGCTCGTACGACACCGTGGACTGCACGCCCGACCTCGGCTGCTGGGCCGCCGGCGAACAGGGCCGCGTGGCCCGCCTGGAGAACTGA
- a CDS encoding MerR family transcriptional regulator → MTIESEEPALTVDELAARAGVTVRTVRFYSTRGLLPPPVIGPRRVGRYGPEHLARLELIEELQRQGMTLAAIERYLGQLPPGLDAQDLAIHRAVVASWAPDPPEALSQEELYRLAGRELTDEDVRRLTAMGVVAPEDDAYRVDAGLLRLGVELLDVPLSPEVVLAAREVLLEHSRAAAHELSRLLREAVAERAAQDVKSLSAHMRPLVVQALLTTFQRSLREELRQWLTES, encoded by the coding sequence ATGACGATCGAGAGCGAGGAGCCGGCCCTCACGGTCGACGAGCTGGCCGCGCGGGCCGGGGTCACGGTGCGGACCGTGCGGTTCTACAGCACCCGGGGTCTGCTGCCGCCGCCGGTGATCGGTCCGCGCCGGGTGGGGCGCTATGGCCCGGAGCACCTCGCCCGGCTCGAGCTGATCGAGGAGCTGCAACGGCAGGGCATGACCCTGGCGGCGATCGAGCGCTATCTGGGGCAGCTGCCGCCGGGTCTCGACGCACAGGACCTCGCCATCCACCGGGCCGTGGTGGCCTCCTGGGCGCCGGACCCGCCGGAGGCCCTCTCCCAGGAGGAGCTGTACCGGCTGGCCGGCCGGGAGCTGACCGACGAGGACGTACGGCGGCTGACCGCCATGGGCGTGGTCGCGCCCGAGGACGACGCCTACCGGGTCGACGCGGGCCTCCTGCGGCTCGGCGTCGAGCTGCTCGACGTACCGCTGTCGCCGGAGGTGGTCCTCGCGGCGCGGGAGGTGCTGCTGGAGCACTCGCGCGCGGCGGCGCACGAGCTGTCGCGGCTGCTGCGGGAGGCGGTGGCGGAGCGCGCGGCTCAGGACGTGAAGTCACTGAGCGCGCACATGCGGCCGCTGGTGGTGCAGGCCCTGCTGACGACGTTCCAGCGGTCGCTGCGGGAGGAGCTGCGGCAGTGGCTCACGGAGTCGTAG
- a CDS encoding 3-hydroxyacyl-CoA dehydrogenase NAD-binding domain-containing protein: protein MTQSTAIRWEQDRTGLVTLVLDDPDQSANTMNAAFRASLAAVADRLEAEKDTVRGVILTSAKKTFFAGGDLRDLIRVTPETAQELFDGGLEIKRNLRRIETLGKPVVAALNGAALGGGYELALACHHRVALDTPGSKIGCPEVTLGLLPGGGGVARTVRLLGIADALLKVLLQGTQYSPRRALENGLIHEVAATPDELLAKARAFIDANPESQQPWDRPGYRIPGGTPANPKFAANLPAFPATLRKQTNGAPYPAPRAVLAAAVEGAQVDFETAQVIEGRYFVELAAGQTSKNMIQAFFFDLQAVNSGVNRPKGVAPRQVRKAAVLGAGMMGAGIAYSCARAGIDVVLKDVSLEAALKGKAYSEQLCAKAVSRGRTTQEKADALLARITPTADPQDLAGCDAVIEAVFEDTSLKHKVFQEIEHVVDPDALLCSNTSTLPITALAEGVERQDDFIGLHFFSPVDKMPLVEIIKGERTGDEALARAFDLVRQIKKTPIVVNDSRGFFTSRVIGHFLNEGVAMVGEGVEPASVEQAAAQAGYPAKVLSLMDELTLTLPRKIRAESKRAVEEAGGVWPGHPAEAVVDRMVDEFGRTGRSGGAGFYDYVDGKRAGLWPGLREHFTRQGAEIPFEDMQERMLFSEALDTVKLLEEGVLTSVADANIGSLFGIGFPGWTGGVLQYINGYDGGLPGFVARARELADRYGDRFTPPALLVEKAEKGEPFTDGR, encoded by the coding sequence ATGACACAGAGCACTGCCATCCGCTGGGAACAGGACCGCACCGGCCTCGTCACCCTCGTCCTGGACGACCCCGACCAGTCCGCCAACACCATGAACGCGGCGTTCCGCGCCTCCCTCGCCGCGGTCGCCGACCGTCTGGAGGCCGAGAAGGACACCGTCCGGGGCGTCATCCTCACCTCCGCCAAGAAGACCTTCTTCGCCGGCGGCGACCTGCGCGACCTCATCCGCGTCACCCCCGAGACCGCCCAGGAGCTGTTCGACGGCGGCCTGGAGATCAAGCGCAATCTCCGCCGCATCGAGACCCTCGGCAAGCCCGTCGTCGCCGCCCTCAACGGCGCGGCCCTGGGCGGCGGCTACGAACTCGCCCTCGCCTGCCACCACCGCGTCGCCCTCGACACCCCCGGCTCCAAGATCGGCTGCCCCGAGGTCACCCTCGGCCTGCTCCCCGGAGGCGGCGGCGTCGCCCGCACCGTCCGCCTGCTGGGCATCGCCGACGCCCTCCTCAAGGTCCTCCTCCAGGGCACCCAGTACAGCCCCCGGCGCGCCCTGGAGAACGGCCTGATCCACGAGGTCGCCGCCACGCCCGACGAACTCCTCGCCAAGGCCCGCGCGTTCATCGACGCCAACCCCGAGTCGCAGCAGCCCTGGGACAGGCCGGGCTACCGCATCCCCGGCGGCACGCCCGCCAACCCCAAGTTCGCCGCCAACCTGCCCGCCTTCCCCGCCACCCTGCGCAAGCAGACCAACGGCGCCCCCTACCCGGCCCCGCGGGCCGTCCTCGCCGCGGCCGTCGAGGGCGCCCAGGTCGACTTCGAGACCGCGCAGGTCATCGAGGGCCGCTACTTCGTCGAACTGGCCGCGGGCCAGACCTCGAAGAACATGATCCAGGCGTTCTTCTTCGACCTCCAGGCCGTCAACTCCGGCGTCAACCGCCCCAAGGGCGTCGCCCCCCGCCAGGTGCGCAAGGCCGCTGTCCTGGGCGCCGGGATGATGGGCGCCGGCATCGCCTACTCGTGCGCCCGCGCGGGCATCGACGTCGTCCTGAAGGACGTCTCCCTGGAAGCCGCTCTCAAGGGCAAGGCCTACTCCGAGCAGCTGTGCGCCAAGGCCGTCTCCCGGGGCCGTACGACCCAGGAGAAGGCGGACGCGCTGCTCGCCCGCATCACGCCCACCGCCGACCCCCAGGACCTGGCCGGCTGCGACGCCGTCATCGAGGCCGTGTTCGAGGACACCTCCCTCAAGCACAAGGTGTTCCAGGAGATCGAGCACGTCGTCGACCCCGACGCCCTGCTGTGCTCCAACACCTCCACCCTGCCCATCACCGCCCTCGCCGAAGGCGTGGAGCGCCAGGACGACTTCATCGGGCTGCACTTCTTCTCGCCCGTCGACAAGATGCCCCTCGTCGAGATCATCAAGGGCGAGCGGACCGGCGACGAGGCGCTCGCGCGCGCCTTCGACCTGGTCCGGCAGATCAAGAAGACGCCGATCGTAGTCAACGACTCGCGCGGCTTCTTCACCTCCCGGGTGATCGGCCACTTCCTCAACGAGGGCGTCGCCATGGTCGGCGAGGGCGTCGAGCCCGCCTCCGTGGAGCAGGCGGCGGCCCAAGCGGGCTATCCGGCCAAGGTGCTGTCCCTGATGGACGAGCTGACGCTCACCCTCCCGCGCAAGATCCGGGCCGAGTCCAAGCGGGCCGTGGAGGAGGCGGGCGGCGTCTGGCCCGGGCACCCCGCCGAGGCCGTCGTCGACCGCATGGTCGACGAGTTCGGCCGCACCGGCCGCAGCGGCGGCGCCGGCTTCTACGACTACGTGGACGGCAAGCGTGCGGGCCTGTGGCCGGGCCTGCGCGAGCACTTCACCCGTCAGGGCGCGGAGATCCCCTTCGAGGACATGCAGGAACGCATGCTCTTCTCCGAGGCCCTCGACACCGTCAAGCTCCTCGAAGAGGGCGTGCTGACCTCCGTCGCCGACGCCAACATCGGCTCCCTCTTCGGCATCGGCTTCCCCGGCTGGACCGGCGGCGTCCTGCAGTACATCAACGGCTACGACGGCGGCCTCCCCGGATTCGTGGCACGCGCGCGTGAACTCGCCGACCGTTACGGCGACCGCTTCACCCCGCCCGCCCTGCTGGTGGAGAAGGCGGAGAAGGGGGAGCCCTTCACGGACGGTCGCTGA